A portion of the Paenibacillus marchantiae genome contains these proteins:
- a CDS encoding MarR family winged helix-turn-helix transcriptional regulator — protein sequence MKKPSIGKMLSYVHRINQKELAGILKPFDIGGGGHHSYLKAILSNPGLNQDQLTNEVKFDKATTTRCVKQLEEAGYVYRSVDARDRRSYLLYPTQKAKDFEPVLKRILDEFSLQMTNCLSESDKQQFADLLKKIYDSKQG from the coding sequence TTGAAGAAACCTTCGATTGGCAAAATGTTGTCCTACGTTCATCGTATTAACCAAAAAGAATTGGCTGGTATATTAAAACCATTTGATATCGGCGGGGGCGGGCACCACAGTTATCTTAAGGCGATCTTGTCGAATCCCGGGCTTAACCAGGACCAGCTCACAAATGAAGTGAAGTTCGATAAAGCGACTACAACGCGTTGCGTCAAGCAGCTAGAGGAGGCTGGGTACGTTTACCGTTCAGTGGATGCTCGCGATCGTCGTTCTTACCTGCTTTATCCAACGCAAAAAGCGAAAGATTTCGAACCTGTGCTGAAACGGATTTTGGATGAGTTCAGCCTTCAGATGACGAATTGTTTGTCCGAAAGCGATAAACAGCAGTTTGCGGACCTGCTGAAAAAAATTTACGACAGCAAACAGGGCTAG
- a CDS encoding MFS transporter codes for MSTLDGSIVNIALPVIAKRMDLTVAEAEWIVTAYLMTICAAILFFGKLGDIVGKIKVFKWGMIIFTLGSLLCGFSFSLPLLLGSRLLQALGAAMTMANSQGIITDIFPTTERGKALGLIGTFVSLGSIAGPSLGGFIVSGLGWEYIFLVNIPVGLIAIAIGWKVLPADRTKLKVRIDKAGGLLFPLFIIALFSGLLLGQQVGYGDMRIVAALIISAIVFVIFLFVEIRKPEPMLKLTLFKNPLFSLSILCGFLVFVANFCFNIIAPFYTQSILNLTPSHAGLLLMLFPIVMVIVAPLSGALSDKIGSELLTFAGLIVMVIAQVGLARLHSGSSIILVGSWIGMLGLGSGLFQSPNNSLVMSKVPKTQLGIAGSINSLVRNMGMVVGITVATTTLFGVMSNLAGHRVTGLVPGRPDLFLSGMHVVFMTSASICLVAAVLTGWRLWSAKRTLRREHLRSR; via the coding sequence ATGTCGACGCTCGACGGCAGCATCGTTAATATTGCTCTGCCCGTTATCGCGAAGCGGATGGATCTGACAGTCGCTGAAGCGGAATGGATAGTCACCGCTTACCTGATGACCATTTGTGCAGCGATCCTCTTTTTCGGTAAGCTTGGAGACATTGTTGGTAAAATTAAAGTGTTCAAATGGGGTATGATTATTTTCACGCTTGGTTCCCTTCTGTGTGGGTTCAGCTTCAGCCTGCCTCTTCTCCTGGGTTCACGACTACTCCAAGCCCTGGGCGCAGCGATGACGATGGCCAACAGCCAGGGCATCATTACAGACATCTTCCCAACAACAGAACGTGGAAAAGCATTGGGGTTGATCGGGACATTTGTCTCCCTTGGCAGTATAGCTGGACCGAGCCTGGGCGGTTTTATCGTATCCGGACTGGGTTGGGAGTATATATTTTTGGTGAATATACCGGTTGGGCTGATCGCGATTGCGATTGGGTGGAAGGTACTTCCTGCTGATCGTACCAAACTGAAGGTCCGTATCGATAAGGCCGGGGGGTTGCTATTCCCTCTATTTATCATAGCTTTATTTTCAGGTCTACTGCTCGGGCAGCAGGTCGGTTATGGAGATATGCGTATCGTCGCTGCATTAATCATCTCCGCCATTGTTTTTGTTATTTTCCTTTTCGTTGAGATTCGTAAACCAGAACCCATGCTAAAGCTAACTCTGTTTAAAAATCCGCTGTTCAGCTTAAGCATTTTATGCGGCTTTCTGGTATTTGTGGCCAACTTTTGTTTTAACATCATCGCACCGTTCTATACGCAAAGTATTTTGAATCTTACACCCTCCCATGCTGGGCTCCTGCTAATGCTGTTTCCGATTGTCATGGTAATCGTAGCTCCACTCAGTGGCGCACTATCGGACAAAATTGGTTCCGAGCTGCTCACTTTTGCAGGACTCATTGTGATGGTTATCGCTCAAGTCGGACTTGCACGACTTCATAGCGGCAGCTCTATCATTCTGGTTGGGAGTTGGATTGGTATGCTCGGTCTCGGCAGCGGTTTGTTTCAATCACCGAACAACTCGTTGGTAATGTCGAAAGTGCCCAAAACCCAGCTCGGAATTGCAGGGAGTATTAACTCACTTGTCCGCAATATGGGCATGGTCGTGGGAATTACGGTTGCTACTACCACCCTATTTGGTGTTATGAGTAACTTAGCTGGTCATAGGGTCACAGGACTTGTGCCGGGCCGCCCCGATCTTTTTCTATCGGGCATGCACGTGGTTTTCATGACCTCCGCTTCAATATGCTTAGTAGCTGCAGTACTTACGGGTTGGAGGCTGTGGTCGGCAAAACGGACTTTACGCCGCGAACATTTACGGTCTCGATAA
- a CDS encoding aldo/keto reductase encodes MEYVKLGQSGLDVSKLSLGTMSFGVPERGNTPWSLDEEDSRAIIKEAVEMGINFFSTANMYSDGTSEEFLGRALKDFARRDETVIATKVFVPMRKGPNAMGLSRKAIMTEIDNSLKRLGTDYVDLYQIHRWDPNTPIEETMEALHDLVKAGKVRYIGASSMLAWQFAKAQHVAERNGWTRFVSMENRLNLLYREEEREMLPLCKDEGVGITPYLPLAAGRLTRDWNEQTSRSENDQIAKALFIKTEEADRKVAERVAEVAANRGIPRAQVALAWLLQKEEVTAPIIGSTKISHLEDAVSALSVKLTSEEITRLEELYIPHALV; translated from the coding sequence ATGGAATATGTGAAACTGGGACAAAGCGGTTTGGATGTTTCGAAGTTAAGTCTTGGAACCATGAGCTTCGGCGTACCTGAACGCGGCAATACCCCATGGTCATTGGATGAAGAGGACAGCAGAGCGATCATTAAAGAAGCAGTCGAAATGGGCATTAATTTTTTTAGTACTGCTAATATGTATTCGGATGGAACAAGTGAAGAATTTCTTGGACGTGCATTAAAGGATTTCGCCCGTCGTGATGAAACCGTCATTGCTACAAAGGTATTTGTTCCGATGCGCAAAGGTCCGAATGCAATGGGACTTTCTCGTAAAGCCATCATGACCGAAATTGATAACAGTCTAAAACGGCTTGGAACGGACTACGTCGATTTGTACCAGATCCATCGGTGGGATCCTAATACACCAATCGAGGAGACAATGGAGGCTCTTCACGATTTAGTTAAGGCGGGAAAGGTTAGATATATCGGAGCATCCTCCATGTTGGCATGGCAATTTGCGAAAGCGCAGCATGTCGCGGAGCGCAATGGCTGGACACGTTTTGTTTCCATGGAAAATAGACTCAACTTGCTTTATCGGGAAGAAGAAAGAGAAATGCTCCCCCTTTGCAAAGATGAGGGCGTTGGCATCACTCCTTACCTGCCTTTGGCGGCAGGCCGGTTAACCCGGGACTGGAATGAGCAGACCTCGCGATCCGAGAACGACCAAATAGCAAAAGCGTTGTTTATAAAAACGGAAGAAGCTGATCGCAAAGTTGCTGAAAGAGTAGCAGAAGTTGCCGCTAACCGAGGGATTCCGCGCGCACAAGTTGCTCTTGCATGGTTGCTGCAAAAGGAAGAGGTCACAGCACCAATAATCGGTTCGACCAAAATCAGCCATCTTGAAGATGCGGTTTCAGCGTTATCGGTTAAATTAACGTCTGAAGAAATTACCCGTTTAGAAGAACTTTATATACCACATGCATTAGTATAA
- a CDS encoding SDR family NAD(P)-dependent oxidoreductase, which translates to MAKVLASQGFAVLFGSRNLEKGEAAEKSIGEDARALQLDVTNQDFISAASARIRSELGSLDVLVNNAGISSAGLPDRPLEEVGRSAPQASRLSTRYAQFSKRMCSVPCFRNRT; encoded by the coding sequence ATAGCGAAAGTTCTCGCGTCACAAGGCTTTGCGGTACTCTTCGGCTCGCGCAATCTCGAAAAAGGGGAGGCAGCAGAGAAAAGTATCGGTGAAGATGCTCGTGCTCTACAGCTCGACGTCACGAATCAGGATTTCATCTCAGCTGCTTCAGCACGTATTCGCAGCGAACTCGGCTCTCTTGACGTGCTTGTTAACAACGCGGGTATATCATCCGCAGGTCTGCCAGATAGGCCGCTGGAGGAAGTTGGAAGGTCCGCTCCCCAAGCATCGCGTCTCTCGACGAGATACGCACAGTTTTCGAAACGAATGTGTTCGGTGCCTTGCTTTCGCAATCGAACTTGA